A window of Aerococcus urinae contains these coding sequences:
- the secY2 gene encoding accessory Sec system protein translocase subunit SecY2 — protein sequence MAIQNKENRFRLPLLYKKLLFTAIILIVYIIGRSIPLPLVDWQAIQQSPSGNDFLSLALSATGGSFEQASLLSLGLGPYMSTMIIWRFISMSKWYKALKVPPRLDNYYRNLLTLILALVQAITLAVTYPLTPLQGTIMSSDFMAYGTIILALVAGTFFTIWLGGRNQEAGIGGQTIIILANMLLRMPSNFAALRIFLIYRASFIEQVLLISVSVFALMTAFTTIVMDRAELRIPINRVMINNNFTEKSYLPIKLNPSGGMAIMYAMTLALLPRYIIDLILIFFPNLDLLRNLQYQLSMTQPLGAFLYVLLIIALSLGFAFVNVDPEQLSENLQKSGDYIDGINPGKPTEKFLRGKILNMAIIGAIYMTAVVGFPMSLGVIFPEYSQWLNLPGSIVILVALFLNIIDEIRALRIRNQYRPLFNKH from the coding sequence GTGGCTATCCAAAATAAAGAAAACAGATTTCGTCTACCACTTCTTTATAAAAAGTTATTATTTACTGCCATAATTCTGATTGTCTATATCATTGGACGTTCCATTCCTTTACCCTTAGTTGATTGGCAGGCTATTCAGCAAAGTCCTTCTGGAAATGACTTTCTTTCATTAGCCCTAAGTGCAACTGGTGGTAGCTTTGAACAAGCTTCTTTATTAAGTTTAGGGCTAGGGCCATATATGTCGACTATGATCATTTGGCGTTTTATCTCCATGTCTAAATGGTATAAAGCACTGAAAGTCCCTCCTAGACTGGATAATTATTATCGCAACCTGCTGACCTTAATCCTTGCCTTAGTTCAAGCGATTACTTTAGCGGTAACTTATCCGCTGACTCCCTTACAAGGGACTATAATGTCTAGTGACTTTATGGCTTATGGGACAATTATTTTAGCTTTAGTTGCGGGGACTTTCTTTACCATTTGGCTAGGTGGACGTAACCAAGAAGCTGGGATTGGTGGCCAAACGATCATTATTTTAGCTAATATGCTTCTAAGGATGCCAAGTAATTTTGCTGCATTGAGGATTTTCTTAATTTATCGAGCGTCATTTATTGAACAAGTATTATTAATTAGTGTTTCGGTTTTTGCTTTAATGACAGCATTTACTACTATTGTAATGGATCGGGCTGAATTAAGGATTCCGATAAACCGAGTAATGATAAATAATAATTTTACTGAAAAATCTTACTTGCCGATTAAATTAAATCCGAGTGGGGGGATGGCTATCATGTATGCCATGACTTTAGCCCTCTTACCGCGATATATCATTGACTTAATACTGATATTCTTTCCTAATCTTGACTTATTGAGGAATTTACAATACCAGTTGAGTATGACTCAGCCCTTGGGCGCTTTCTTGTATGTCCTACTAATTATTGCATTAAGCCTTGGGTTTGCTTTTGTTAATGTTGATCCCGAACAATTAAGTGAAAACTTACAAAAATCTGGGGACTATATCGATGGCATCAATCCCGGTAAGCCAACTGAAAAATTTTTAAGAGGAAAAATATTAAATATGGCCATTATAGGAGCTATTTATATGACAGCTGTAGTGGGTTTTCCCATGTCTTTAGGGGTTATATTTCCAGAATATTCCCAATGGCTCAATTTGCCGGGAAGTATAGTTATTTTGGTCGCTCTATTTTTAAATATCATTGATGAAATACGGGCCTTGAGAATAAGAAATCAATATCGACCGCTATTTAATAAACATTAG